One window of Robiginitalea biformata HTCC2501 genomic DNA carries:
- a CDS encoding glutamate-5-semialdehyde dehydrogenase: MQLLDTTHKNNVLKSMMRILEEDREALLEANKKDLDAFDRDDQALYDRLVMDSAKIDGMIRSVGEVLEQDDPVNREISRRTVSDGLEVINRTAPFGTILIIYESRPDVTVEAAVLAFKSNNKILLKGGKEAYHSNVALVACWHKALEENDLSADWIRMLKLDRLATREFLMNPPEPIDLIVPRGGERLIAFVKEHATCAVLVSGRGNNFLYVAEDADWDQSLKVILNAKTDKISACNALDKILISSKLPDYEDKLRQLRKVLKAHSVSILVSDRVGTILPEEEVIQDDSIWYEEFLALKCSIGLVDSTEDAIAAINKYSGGHSASIMTRDDEKAEAFMQQVDSAAVYRNASTRFTDGGQMGVGAELAISTDKLHHRGPLGLNELVTNKYYVYGDGHVRV, from the coding sequence ATGCAATTATTAGATACTACTCATAAAAACAACGTATTAAAATCCATGATGCGCATCCTGGAAGAGGATCGCGAAGCATTGCTGGAGGCCAATAAAAAGGACCTGGACGCCTTTGACCGGGACGACCAGGCCCTCTATGACCGCCTGGTCATGGATTCTGCCAAGATCGACGGCATGATCCGCTCGGTGGGGGAGGTCCTGGAGCAGGATGATCCCGTGAACCGGGAAATCAGCCGGCGTACGGTATCTGACGGACTGGAGGTCATCAACAGGACGGCCCCCTTCGGGACGATCCTGATCATCTATGAATCCCGCCCCGATGTAACCGTCGAAGCCGCGGTACTTGCATTCAAGTCCAACAACAAAATCCTGCTCAAAGGCGGGAAGGAAGCCTACCACAGCAATGTGGCCCTGGTGGCCTGCTGGCACAAGGCCCTGGAGGAAAACGACTTGTCTGCAGACTGGATCCGCATGCTGAAGCTCGACCGGCTGGCCACCCGGGAATTCCTGATGAACCCGCCGGAACCGATCGACCTGATCGTGCCACGGGGAGGCGAGCGGCTCATCGCCTTTGTCAAGGAGCACGCTACCTGCGCCGTGCTGGTCAGCGGCCGGGGGAATAATTTCCTCTACGTAGCCGAAGATGCCGATTGGGACCAGAGCCTCAAGGTGATCCTCAATGCGAAGACGGACAAGATTTCCGCCTGCAATGCCCTGGATAAAATCCTGATCAGTTCAAAACTTCCCGATTACGAGGACAAACTCAGGCAACTGCGGAAGGTGCTCAAGGCGCATTCCGTGAGTATCCTGGTCTCGGATCGCGTTGGGACCATCCTGCCGGAAGAAGAAGTGATCCAGGACGATTCTATCTGGTACGAGGAGTTCCTGGCGCTCAAATGCAGTATTGGCCTGGTGGACTCCACGGAGGATGCCATAGCGGCCATCAACAAATATTCGGGCGGGCACTCCGCCAGCATCATGACCCGGGATGACGAGAAGGCTGAAGCCTTTATGCAGCAGGTAGACAGCGCAGCTGTATACCGGAACGCCTCCACCCGGTTCACGGATGGCGGGCAGATGGGCGTAGGTGCCGAACTCGCCATCAGTACGGACAAACTGCACCACCGGGGGCCCCTGGGGCTCAACGAGCTGGTCACCAACAAATACTACGTCTACGGGGATGGGCACGTACGCGTTTAA
- the ppdK gene encoding pyruvate, phosphate dikinase, protein MKTLTATQKELSVYRYGDKRADGTREMKNLLGGKGANLAEMSRIGIPVPPGFTITTEVCTLYTQEGKEAVLKKIEIEVREAIAAIEESMGTTFGDPQNPLLLSVRSGARVSMPGMMDTVLNLGLGEQTLEGIIKKTGNERFAWDSYRRFIQMYSGVVMGLKPETKQDLDPFEEIIDHLKDKRNIRHDTEFTVQDLKDLVYDFKDIVRKRTGKEFPTDPWEQLWGAVFAVFNSWNGDRAVYYRKMNGYPEHWGTAVNVQAMVYGNMGTDSGTGVCFTRDAATGENKFNGEYLINAQGEDVVAGVRTPQQITRHGSEQWAKLAQVSESDRRENFPSLEELMPDIYKELFEYQQKLETHYLDMQDMEFTIQKGKLWILQTRNGKRTGSAMVKIAMDMLREGSIDRETALLRIDPAKLEELLHPVFDPAAIKEAQVIAQGLPASPGAATGQIVFFADEAGKFKNSILVRVETSPEDLEGMHLARGFVTARGGMTSHAAVVARGMGKCCVSGAGALKIDYANRILRVGDHEYHEGDWISINGTTGNILEGKVATREPELSGEFAELMELSDTFARMEVRANADNPTDARVARNFGARGIGLARTEHMFFEVDRIKAMREMILADTVKGRRQALKELLPMQQKDFEGIFRAMEGLPVTIRLLDPPLHEFVPHQLATQKELAEDLHISLDAVKSKVAELEEFNPMLGHRGCRLGNTYPEITEMQTRAILQAALALKVEGIETRPEIMVPLVGTVEEFVQQKAIIDQTAAEVFRQRKDSVEYSVGTMVEVPRAALLADKIAEHADFFSFGTNDLTQMTFGYSRDDSGKFLPVYLEKGILPADPFEKLDQEGVGLLVRMGTELGRRGRPGIKTGICGEHGGEPTSVEFCHRTGLDYVSCSPFRVPIARVAAAQAVLRD, encoded by the coding sequence ATGAAAACACTCACAGCTACACAGAAAGAATTGAGCGTCTACCGCTACGGCGATAAGCGGGCGGACGGAACCCGGGAAATGAAGAACCTGCTCGGCGGAAAGGGCGCCAACCTGGCCGAAATGAGCCGGATCGGTATCCCGGTGCCCCCGGGCTTCACGATTACCACAGAGGTTTGTACTTTATATACGCAGGAGGGGAAGGAAGCCGTCCTCAAAAAAATTGAAATTGAAGTCAGGGAGGCCATTGCCGCAATTGAAGAATCGATGGGGACTACTTTTGGGGACCCGCAAAACCCGTTGCTCCTGTCGGTTCGATCCGGAGCCCGCGTGTCCATGCCCGGGATGATGGATACGGTACTGAACCTCGGCCTTGGTGAACAAACCCTTGAAGGCATTATCAAAAAGACCGGGAATGAGCGATTTGCCTGGGATTCCTACCGCAGGTTCATCCAGATGTACAGCGGCGTGGTCATGGGCCTCAAACCCGAGACAAAACAGGACCTGGACCCCTTCGAGGAAATTATCGACCACCTCAAGGACAAACGCAATATCCGGCACGATACGGAATTTACCGTCCAGGACCTGAAAGACCTGGTGTACGATTTTAAGGATATCGTCCGCAAACGCACCGGGAAAGAGTTCCCGACAGACCCCTGGGAACAGCTCTGGGGTGCGGTGTTCGCCGTATTCAACAGTTGGAACGGGGACCGGGCAGTATACTACAGAAAGATGAACGGCTACCCCGAACACTGGGGGACGGCCGTCAATGTGCAGGCCATGGTTTACGGGAATATGGGCACGGATTCCGGGACCGGGGTCTGCTTTACCCGTGATGCGGCCACTGGCGAAAACAAGTTCAACGGGGAATACCTGATCAATGCCCAGGGGGAAGATGTGGTGGCCGGCGTCCGCACCCCCCAGCAAATTACGCGGCACGGGTCGGAGCAATGGGCAAAACTGGCCCAGGTATCCGAATCCGATCGGCGCGAAAATTTCCCTTCCCTGGAAGAACTCATGCCGGACATCTATAAGGAATTGTTTGAATACCAGCAGAAACTGGAAACCCATTACCTGGATATGCAGGATATGGAGTTCACCATCCAGAAGGGCAAGCTCTGGATCCTGCAGACCCGCAACGGGAAGCGAACCGGTTCGGCCATGGTTAAAATAGCCATGGACATGTTGCGCGAGGGAAGTATCGATCGGGAAACTGCCCTGTTGCGCATAGACCCGGCCAAACTGGAGGAACTCCTGCACCCGGTATTTGACCCGGCTGCCATCAAGGAGGCCCAGGTGATTGCCCAGGGGCTTCCCGCCTCCCCGGGTGCAGCCACCGGCCAGATCGTTTTCTTTGCAGACGAAGCCGGGAAATTTAAAAACAGTATCCTGGTCCGGGTGGAAACCTCCCCGGAAGACCTGGAGGGGATGCATCTGGCCAGGGGATTCGTCACGGCCCGGGGCGGGATGACTTCCCACGCTGCCGTAGTGGCACGAGGCATGGGAAAATGCTGTGTGTCCGGGGCCGGGGCCCTGAAAATCGACTACGCCAACCGCATCCTCCGGGTGGGCGACCACGAATATCACGAAGGAGACTGGATTTCCATCAACGGGACTACGGGGAACATTCTGGAGGGAAAGGTGGCCACCCGGGAGCCCGAACTCAGCGGCGAATTCGCCGAACTGATGGAACTGTCCGATACTTTTGCCCGCATGGAAGTCCGCGCCAATGCAGATAACCCGACAGATGCCCGGGTGGCCCGAAATTTTGGCGCCCGCGGAATCGGCCTGGCCCGTACCGAGCATATGTTCTTTGAGGTAGACCGCATCAAGGCCATGCGGGAAATGATCCTGGCCGATACTGTGAAAGGGCGCAGGCAGGCACTGAAGGAGCTTTTACCCATGCAGCAAAAGGATTTTGAAGGGATCTTCCGGGCCATGGAAGGCCTGCCGGTGACCATCCGGCTCCTGGATCCGCCACTGCATGAATTCGTCCCCCACCAGTTGGCCACCCAAAAGGAACTGGCCGAGGACCTGCATATCTCGCTGGATGCGGTGAAATCCAAAGTGGCCGAACTGGAAGAATTCAACCCGATGCTCGGACACCGCGGGTGCCGGCTTGGGAATACCTACCCGGAAATTACGGAGATGCAAACTCGGGCCATCCTGCAAGCCGCCCTGGCGCTGAAGGTGGAAGGGATTGAAACCCGGCCGGAAATCATGGTTCCTCTTGTAGGTACCGTAGAGGAATTTGTCCAGCAGAAAGCCATCATCGACCAAACGGCCGCCGAGGTTTTCAGGCAGCGAAAAGATTCTGTTGAATACTCGGTAGGCACTATGGTGGAAGTCCCCAGGGCGGCCCTGCTGGCCGACAAAATTGCCGAACATGCGGATTTCTTTTCCTTCGGGACCAATGACCTGACCCAAATGACCTTTGGGTATTCCCGGGATGACTCGGGCAAATTCCTGCCGGTTTACCTGGAAAAAGGCATCCTGCCGGCAGACCCCTTCGAGAAACTCGACCAGGAAGGCGTGGGCCTGTTGGTCCGGATGGGAACCGAACTCGGACGCCGGGGCCGGCCGGGGATTAAAACCGGGATTTGCGGAGAACACGGGGGGGAACCCACCTCTGTGGAATTCTGCCACCGCACCGGCCTGGATTACGTGAGCTGCTCCCCTTTCCGGGTGCCAATCGCACGGGTTGCCGCCGCCCAGGCGGTTCTCCGGGATTAA